From Patescibacteria group bacterium, a single genomic window includes:
- a CDS encoding extracellular solute-binding protein: MEETTDQTPVSSNPPIPDQSVSGTPPLVSPEQPLPEVKSTPSFVPETVKIEDSSQVSIPQGGNTGKNPLFAFLAIIVLALTVLAVIFLVLPRLKLKPVTLTYWGLWEPEKIMQPIIADFQKTHPKITINYVRQSPKQYRERLASSLARGEGPDLFRIHNTWQPMFNRDLAPVPKKILQTINFNQNFYPVVTENFKKGSDYFAVPLEIDGLGLYINEELFRTAGKIPTVATWNDLKKLACEMTTWDEERIQTAGVALGATNNVEHWSDILGLLILQSGVDPAKPTGSQAEDALTFFHSFETIQACDTPPGKIWDETLDNSLLAFAKGKVAMIFAPSWEAFEIKSLNSNLQFKILPVPQLSETKVNWASYWAEGVWAKSPNKDEAFEFLNYLSSKEVMTKLYAEEAKIRLFGEPYARVDLGNTLVNDPYLGAYISQAPLAKSFYLSSRTYDNGINDKIIKYFEDALNSLDKGVSPTAALETVDKGVNQVLSTYGLVSSLPAGKSARE, from the coding sequence ATGGAAGAAACGACAGATCAAACACCGGTTAGTAGTAATCCGCCAATACCCGATCAATCAGTCAGTGGGACCCCGCCGCTTGTCTCCCCGGAGCAACCATTGCCGGAAGTAAAATCAACACCTTCGTTTGTTCCCGAAACGGTCAAAATTGAAGATTCTTCCCAAGTTTCAATTCCTCAAGGCGGGAACACCGGAAAAAACCCCCTCTTTGCCTTTTTGGCCATAATCGTCCTGGCTTTAACCGTTTTGGCGGTTATTTTTCTTGTCTTGCCAAGACTAAAACTTAAGCCCGTGACTTTAACCTATTGGGGACTTTGGGAGCCGGAAAAAATTATGCAACCGATCATCGCTGATTTTCAAAAAACCCATCCCAAAATAACGATTAATTATGTAAGACAAAGCCCAAAACAATATCGGGAAAGACTAGCCTCGTCTTTAGCCAGAGGTGAAGGACCGGATCTTTTCAGGATTCATAATACCTGGCAGCCGATGTTTAATCGTGATTTGGCTCCGGTGCCCAAAAAAATCCTGCAGACTATAAATTTCAACCAAAATTTCTATCCGGTGGTGACGGAAAATTTTAAAAAGGGCAGCGATTATTTTGCCGTTCCCTTAGAGATTGACGGTTTAGGTCTTTATATCAATGAGGAGCTTTTTCGGACGGCGGGGAAAATTCCGACGGTTGCGACCTGGAATGATTTAAAAAAACTGGCCTGTGAAATGACCACCTGGGATGAGGAACGGATTCAGACAGCCGGAGTAGCTTTAGGCGCGACGAATAACGTGGAACACTGGTCGGACATTTTAGGTTTACTGATCTTACAAAGCGGTGTTGATCCGGCGAAGCCAACCGGCAGCCAGGCCGAAGACGCCTTAACTTTTTTCCATAGTTTTGAAACTATTCAGGCGTGTGACACGCCGCCGGGTAAAATTTGGGACGAGACTTTAGATAATTCGCTTTTGGCTTTTGCCAAGGGTAAAGTGGCGATGATTTTTGCTCCTTCCTGGGAAGCGTTTGAGATTAAAAGTCTTAATTCCAATCTTCAATTTAAAATCTTACCCGTGCCGCAACTTTCAGAAACAAAGGTTAATTGGGCTTCGTATTGGGCTGAGGGGGTTTGGGCAAAATCCCCAAATAAAGACGAGGCTTTTGAATTTTTGAATTATCTGAGTAGCAAAGAAGTGATGACCAAGCTTTACGCGGAAGAGGCAAAAATTCGTCTTTTCGGTGAACCTTACGCCAGAGTTGATTTGGGCAACACCCTGGTTAATGATCCTTATCTTGGTGCCTATATTAGTCAAGCGCCCCTGGCAAAATCTTTTTATTTAAGCTCCAGAACTTATGATAATGGGATTAACGATAAAATCATTAAATATTTTGAAGATGCTTTAAATTCTCTGGACAAAGGCGTTAGTCCTACGGCCGCTTTAGAAACTGTAGATAAAGGAGTGAATCAGGTTTTATCAACTTACGGCTTAGTTTCTTCTCTACCGGCCGGTAAATCTGCCCGCGAGTAA
- a CDS encoding co-chaperone GroES: MFKPKIQPLFDLVLIKPLEGEEKTPGGIVLPESAKEKPQKGEVMATGPGAMTDDGKLIPMKIKIGQKVMYKKWGGNEVKINGEEWLLVEQKDILAILE; the protein is encoded by the coding sequence ATGTTTAAGCCCAAAATTCAACCCTTGTTTGATTTAGTTTTAATTAAACCTCTTGAAGGAGAAGAAAAGACACCGGGTGGTATCGTTTTACCCGAATCAGCCAAGGAAAAACCCCAAAAAGGCGAAGTCATGGCGACCGGTCCCGGAGCGATGACGGACGATGGTAAATTAATCCCCATGAAAATAAAAATCGGTCAAAAAGTCATGTACAAAAAATGGGGCGGTAACGAGGTTAAAATAAACGGCGAAGAATGGTTATTGGTTGAGCAAAAAGACATCCTGGCAATATTAGAATAA